The proteins below are encoded in one region of Roseovarius bejariae:
- a CDS encoding (R)-mandelonitrile lyase has protein sequence MKITRSGANPSNPGPEDYFTGTVRIDPLFAAEDPGRASGAQVTFEPGARTAWHTHPAGQTLIVTFGRGRVQRDGGPVEEIRQGDVVWFPAGEKHWHGAEPDTAMSHIAIQESINGSPVTWMEKVSDEDYGG, from the coding sequence ATGAAAATCACGCGATCCGGTGCAAACCCGTCCAATCCCGGACCCGAGGACTATTTCACAGGCACAGTTCGCATCGATCCGTTGTTCGCAGCCGAAGACCCGGGGAGGGCCAGCGGCGCGCAGGTCACGTTCGAGCCCGGTGCGCGTACGGCATGGCATACGCATCCGGCGGGCCAGACACTCATTGTAACATTCGGTCGGGGCCGCGTTCAGCGCGACGGCGGCCCTGTCGAAGAAATCCGCCAGGGGGATGTTGTCTGGTTTCCCGCCGGGGAAAAGCACTGGCATGGGGCCGAGCCGGATACGGCCATGAGCCATATCGCCATTCAGGAAAGCATCAATGGCTCACCCGTCACCTGGATGGAGAAAGTTTCGGATGAAGACTACGGCGGTTGA
- a CDS encoding NADPH-dependent F420 reductase, translating into MKIGILGSGLMGANLGKLWAREGHEVIFAYSRSVQKLERLAQECGGCHGSVSDAANTADVLLLAVHWSRIEDLLEKAGELSGKVVLNCCVPLNETDTEIAVGTTTSGAEELVRLRPKARWVSCFNTVPSEAFEPVYARKGAIPQPQVLMYGDDAGAKDVADGLIREIGFEPLEAGPLRTARFAEPFAMVTAELAYSQPGGPALTYRFEKLR; encoded by the coding sequence ATGAAGATCGGGATTCTCGGATCGGGATTGATGGGCGCCAATCTGGGCAAGCTATGGGCCCGAGAGGGGCATGAGGTAATCTTTGCTTACTCCCGCAGCGTGCAAAAGCTCGAACGCCTCGCGCAAGAATGCGGTGGATGTCATGGATCCGTTTCCGATGCTGCGAACACGGCCGATGTTCTGTTGCTGGCGGTCCACTGGTCCCGTATCGAGGATCTGCTGGAAAAGGCGGGCGAACTGTCGGGAAAGGTTGTTCTGAACTGTTGTGTCCCCCTCAACGAGACAGATACCGAAATCGCAGTCGGCACGACAACCTCGGGCGCCGAAGAACTGGTCCGGTTGCGGCCGAAGGCGCGGTGGGTGTCGTGTTTCAACACGGTCCCGTCCGAAGCCTTCGAGCCGGTATATGCCCGCAAGGGTGCCATCCCCCAGCCGCAGGTGCTGATGTATGGCGACGACGCGGGCGCGAAAGACGTCGCTGACGGCCTGATCCGCGAGATCGGCTTCGAGCCGCTCGAGGCAGGCCCTCTGCGAACCGCCCGGTTTGCAGAACCCTTCGCCATGGTCACCGCCGAGCTGGCCTATTCCCAGCCCGGCGGTCCAGCTCTGACCTATCGTTTTGAAAAGCTGCGCTGA
- the wrbA gene encoding NAD(P)H:quinone oxidoreductase — protein MTRILIAYYSSYGHVRALAEAEAEGARGVPGTTVDIRRIPETVPEAVRESAGYVADDTPEASPADLANYDGILFGTPTRFGMMAGQMKQFLDQAGGLWAQNALVGKVAGVFASTGSQHGGHEATLLSTQIPLQHFGMLIAGMPYTFAGQTSREGIIGGAPYGAGTIAGADGALAPTETDLAGARFQGAHVARIAAQLAAGADRSEAA, from the coding sequence ATGACCCGGATCCTTATTGCCTATTATTCCAGCTATGGCCATGTGCGCGCACTGGCCGAGGCCGAAGCCGAAGGGGCCCGTGGTGTGCCCGGCACGACGGTCGACATCCGCCGGATTCCCGAAACAGTTCCAGAGGCCGTTCGCGAAAGCGCGGGTTACGTGGCCGATGACACCCCCGAGGCGTCGCCGGCCGATCTGGCGAATTACGATGGCATCCTTTTCGGCACGCCCACCCGGTTCGGGATGATGGCGGGGCAGATGAAGCAGTTTCTCGATCAGGCGGGCGGCCTTTGGGCGCAAAACGCACTGGTCGGCAAAGTCGCGGGCGTCTTTGCCTCGACCGGCTCCCAGCACGGCGGCCACGAGGCCACCCTGCTGTCCACACAGATTCCGCTCCAGCATTTCGGCATGTTGATCGCGGGGATGCCCTATACATTCGCGGGCCAGACGTCGCGCGAGGGCATCATCGGGGGCGCGCCCTATGGTGCGGGGACGATTGCCGGTGCCGACGGGGCGCTTGCGCCGACCGAGACAGACCTTGCCGGTGCCCGCTTCCAGGGGGCGCATGTGGCGCGGATCGCCGCACAGCTCGCGGCGGGTGCAGATAGGTCGGAGGCGGCATGA
- a CDS encoding xanthine dehydrogenase family protein molybdopterin-binding subunit encodes MKDLTPDPNRPLNVSRRGFMTGTAALVLSVSLPTRNARAQGEAAPVDAYLTLKTDGTATLQSPFIEGGQGVFSALAQIVGEELDLDPAQIAVECAPPGDAYKTIDGARFTGGSLSIRSSYTLMRTLGASARAMLVQAAAENWGLDASEVTTEPGHVLHEDSGKRAGYGDFAEAAMDMPVPTDVSLRDPADFRWIRQPLPRFDVRSKSTGQAKYSIDVDVDGLLNAAVRHAPRLGLTPVSVNNLDDIEAMRGVHSVHMLDGAVAVVADKFWQARRAVEAAKIAWEAGDSNYPMPADFSSTGFHEVLRAEAGPGVEVEAEGDAPQALANAETVIEADYDAPFLVHGQLEPPSTTARFNEDGTLDLWLPNQAPEMFQGAAAGAAGIPAENIRIHSQLLGGFFGRHFLYAGASPFPQAIELARATGRPVKVLWTREEEFLRDANRPMAVARFRGAVDANGPSALTIEAVGEGPVGRWFGAPPGQDGSAHEGLSGKPYAIDNRRVGHVFVQNPAMIGFWRSVGHSMNDFFYEAFLDELADAAGRDPFEMRRGLLEGSDRHRRLLEAVADLSGGWQGAAFDAEDGSRRARGVAMASPFGSETATIAEVSLDGGAVRVHQVWVAIDPGQIVNPAVIEAQVQSAVALGVSQTLVEELVYENGEPQARNFDLYPVLRPDQMPEVHVRIVESGATMGGIGEPGLPGVAPAIVNAVANLTGQRVRSLPMSKHDFG; translated from the coding sequence ATGAAAGACCTGACACCAGACCCCAACCGCCCGCTCAATGTCTCGCGCCGTGGCTTTATGACTGGAACCGCTGCGCTTGTCCTCTCGGTCAGCCTTCCGACACGGAACGCCCGCGCGCAAGGCGAAGCCGCTCCGGTCGACGCGTATCTGACACTGAAGACGGATGGCACGGCCACCCTGCAAAGCCCGTTCATCGAGGGCGGGCAGGGCGTCTTTTCGGCATTGGCGCAGATCGTCGGCGAAGAGCTCGATCTCGACCCTGCGCAGATTGCCGTGGAATGTGCGCCTCCCGGCGACGCCTACAAGACCATCGACGGCGCCCGCTTTACCGGCGGCAGCCTGTCGATCCGGTCAAGCTATACCCTCATGCGGACGCTCGGTGCATCCGCCCGCGCGATGCTGGTGCAGGCGGCGGCCGAAAACTGGGGCCTGGACGCCAGCGAAGTGACGACCGAGCCCGGCCATGTCCTGCACGAGGACAGCGGCAAGCGGGCCGGGTACGGCGACTTTGCCGAAGCGGCGATGGATATGCCCGTGCCCACGGATGTCAGCCTGCGCGATCCCGCCGATTTTCGCTGGATTCGCCAGCCCTTGCCGCGCTTCGATGTGCGGTCCAAATCCACGGGACAGGCGAAGTACAGCATCGACGTCGACGTCGATGGCCTTCTGAATGCTGCCGTGCGTCACGCACCGCGCCTTGGTTTGACGCCGGTGTCGGTGAACAACCTCGATGACATCGAAGCGATGCGCGGCGTGCATTCCGTGCATATGCTGGACGGCGCCGTCGCCGTTGTGGCCGATAAGTTCTGGCAGGCCCGGCGCGCGGTCGAAGCCGCGAAGATCGCGTGGGAGGCAGGCGATTCCAACTACCCGATGCCCGCCGACTTCTCGTCGACGGGATTTCATGAGGTACTGCGGGCCGAGGCCGGACCCGGCGTCGAAGTGGAAGCCGAGGGCGATGCGCCTCAAGCGCTGGCAAACGCCGAGACCGTGATCGAGGCGGACTACGACGCGCCCTTCCTTGTCCATGGTCAGCTTGAGCCGCCCTCGACAACCGCACGGTTCAACGAAGACGGGACGCTCGATCTGTGGCTGCCCAACCAAGCGCCTGAAATGTTCCAAGGGGCTGCGGCGGGCGCCGCCGGTATCCCCGCGGAAAACATCCGCATCCATTCGCAGCTTCTGGGTGGCTTTTTCGGGCGGCATTTCCTTTATGCCGGCGCCAGCCCGTTTCCGCAGGCCATCGAACTGGCCCGTGCCACGGGTCGTCCGGTCAAGGTGCTGTGGACCCGCGAGGAAGAGTTCCTGCGCGATGCGAACCGACCCATGGCGGTTGCCCGGTTCCGCGGCGCAGTCGATGCAAACGGCCCCTCCGCACTGACGATCGAAGCGGTCGGCGAAGGCCCTGTCGGTCGCTGGTTCGGGGCGCCACCGGGCCAGGACGGCTCGGCGCACGAGGGCCTGAGCGGAAAACCCTACGCTATCGACAACCGGCGGGTCGGACATGTCTTCGTGCAGAACCCGGCGATGATCGGTTTCTGGCGCTCGGTCGGGCACTCGATGAATGACTTCTTTTATGAAGCGTTCCTCGACGAGCTGGCGGATGCGGCGGGGCGCGATCCGTTCGAAATGCGCCGCGGCTTGCTGGAGGGATCGGACCGCCACCGCAGGTTGCTGGAGGCCGTCGCGGACCTGTCCGGCGGCTGGCAGGGCGCGGCCTTCGACGCCGAGGACGGCAGCCGCCGGGCGCGCGGCGTGGCCATGGCCTCACCTTTCGGCTCGGAGACGGCCACTATCGCCGAGGTCTCGCTCGACGGCGGCGCAGTGCGCGTGCATCAGGTCTGGGTCGCGATCGACCCGGGGCAGATCGTCAATCCGGCGGTGATCGAGGCGCAGGTCCAGTCCGCCGTCGCGCTCGGCGTGTCGCAAACACTGGTCGAGGAACTGGTCTACGAGAACGGCGAGCCGCAGGCGCGCAATTTCGACCTCTATCCCGTCCTGCGCCCTGATCAGATGCCCGAGGTCCATGTCCGGATCGTCGAAAGCGGTGCCACCATGGGCGGAATCGGCGAGCCCGGCCTGCCCGGGGTCGCACCGGCTATCGTCAATGCCGTGGCGAACCTGACAGGACAACGGGTACGCAGCCTGCCGATGTCAAAACACGATTTCGGATAA
- a CDS encoding EamA family transporter — protein MSRTSDILITALAPAIWGSTYFVTTEFLPAGYPITLAVLRALPAGLLLLAVTRCLPPRDWLGRVFLLGALNFAVFWTLLFVAAYHLPGGVAATVTSVQALIVIGMARGWLGTPVRSAAVIAAITGITGVGLLLLGPGAALDPVGVTAALGAAAAMAAGTVLSRKWQPPVAALSFAAWQLTAGGLILLPLSLIVEPALPPLTLTNIGGLLWLGLIGAAVTYWIWFRGVARIEPGAVSMLGMMSPVTAVVLGWTWLGQALSPLQILGAIVVLASVWVSQAANRPGGMAMPRLFMRRRPSI, from the coding sequence ATGTCTCGAACTTCCGATATTCTTATCACGGCGCTTGCCCCGGCCATCTGGGGCAGCACCTATTTCGTCACCACAGAGTTCCTGCCGGCGGGCTACCCGATCACCCTTGCGGTGTTGCGGGCCCTGCCGGCGGGCCTGCTGCTTCTGGCCGTCACACGGTGCCTGCCGCCGCGTGATTGGCTGGGCCGGGTGTTCCTGCTCGGGGCGCTGAACTTCGCGGTGTTCTGGACGCTTCTGTTCGTTGCGGCCTACCACCTGCCGGGGGGCGTTGCCGCGACCGTGACCTCGGTGCAGGCCCTCATCGTGATCGGCATGGCGCGCGGGTGGCTGGGCACACCCGTCCGCTCGGCGGCTGTCATCGCGGCCATCACGGGGATCACGGGCGTCGGCCTTCTGCTTCTCGGGCCGGGTGCGGCGCTTGATCCGGTCGGGGTCACCGCGGCCCTTGGCGCCGCGGCGGCCATGGCCGCGGGAACCGTCCTCAGCCGTAAATGGCAACCCCCGGTCGCCGCCTTGAGCTTTGCGGCGTGGCAGTTAACCGCAGGTGGCCTTATCCTCCTGCCTCTGTCACTCATCGTGGAACCCGCCCTGCCGCCGCTTACGCTGACCAATATCGGCGGACTTCTTTGGCTCGGGCTGATCGGGGCCGCGGTGACCTACTGGATCTGGTTCCGGGGTGTTGCCCGGATTGAACCCGGCGCGGTTTCGATGCTCGGGATGATGAGTCCTGTGACCGCGGTTGTCCTTGGCTGGACATGGCTTGGACAGGCCTTGAGCCCACTCCAGATACTCGGCGCGATCGTGGTGTTGGCATCGGTCTGGGTCAGCCAAGCGGCGAACCGCCCCGGCGGGATGGCGATGCCGCGGTTGTTTATGCGGCGCAGGCCTTCGATCTGA
- a CDS encoding DUF995 domain-containing protein — translation MKLKDFFAVFSVVAMIGSISSAETPEHNPLPIAQDWLSQAFSNKTWEWDDGHAYFGPDGSFQAVVGRTQSAKGEWYTAPGGKVCFKAEWSSGNTAAPAKKCWKHVADEQKQVWQAPLEGGLWYNFSRFDPRDDLVTGNIYEYRYQYVTGQRPGINAKPLEARAVADTFLGKTWTWKNGHGYFGNDGTFTAIAGDNEIGEGKWYATSQGRLCVDATWTSPEYGSVENKRCWRHAKDEKGTIWQSPTGQNWAWSVFAPRDNLVRGNVYAKRFARQKKRLGQ, via the coding sequence ATGAAATTGAAAGACTTTTTCGCCGTCTTCTCCGTGGTCGCCATGATCGGGAGCATAAGTTCGGCTGAAACCCCGGAACACAACCCCTTGCCCATAGCTCAGGACTGGCTGTCTCAGGCTTTCAGCAACAAGACATGGGAATGGGACGACGGCCACGCCTACTTTGGGCCGGACGGAAGCTTTCAGGCCGTTGTAGGGCGCACGCAAAGCGCCAAAGGCGAATGGTACACCGCACCGGGCGGCAAGGTTTGCTTCAAGGCCGAGTGGTCCAGTGGAAACACGGCGGCACCGGCCAAGAAATGCTGGAAGCATGTCGCGGACGAACAAAAACAGGTTTGGCAAGCCCCGCTTGAAGGCGGTCTTTGGTACAACTTCTCGCGCTTCGATCCCCGCGACGACCTCGTCACCGGCAATATCTACGAATACCGGTACCAGTATGTCACCGGGCAGCGGCCAGGCATCAATGCCAAGCCGTTGGAGGCCCGGGCCGTGGCCGATACCTTCCTGGGGAAAACCTGGACTTGGAAAAACGGCCACGGATACTTTGGCAATGACGGCACATTCACCGCCATTGCAGGGGACAACGAGATTGGCGAAGGCAAGTGGTATGCCACCTCACAGGGTCGGCTTTGCGTTGACGCCACTTGGACAAGCCCCGAATACGGCAGCGTGGAAAACAAACGTTGCTGGCGCCATGCCAAGGACGAGAAGGGCACGATCTGGCAATCTCCAACCGGTCAAAACTGGGCTTGGAGCGTTTTTGCACCGCGTGACAATCTGGTCAGGGGAAATGTCTATGCCAAACGCTTTGCCCGTCAGAAAAAGCGGCTTGGTCAATAG
- a CDS encoding SDR family oxidoreductase, translating into MTDNIKGKVIVITGASSGMGEATARDLAANGAKVALGARRLDRLDGIVKDITEAGGEAVAVATDVTKRADVQALVDTAKDRFDRVDVIFNNAGLMPLSPLESLRIDEWDQMIDVNIKGTLYGIAAALPIFKEQKSGQVINVSSVYGHITVASGAVYCATKHAVRSLSEGLRQEVKDYNVRVTVISPGAVDTELTQHITEPELGDNVREFVSQIAVPANTMADMVSFAVSQPENVDVNEILFRPTVQPV; encoded by the coding sequence ATGACCGACAACATCAAAGGAAAAGTCATCGTCATCACCGGCGCCTCCAGCGGTATGGGCGAGGCAACCGCCCGGGATCTCGCCGCCAATGGGGCCAAGGTCGCCCTCGGCGCGCGGCGGCTGGACCGGCTCGACGGCATCGTGAAGGACATCACCGAGGCCGGCGGCGAAGCGGTCGCTGTCGCCACGGATGTCACCAAGCGCGCCGATGTTCAGGCTCTCGTCGATACTGCGAAGGACAGGTTCGACCGTGTTGACGTGATCTTCAACAATGCGGGTCTGATGCCGCTTTCACCGCTCGAAAGCCTGCGGATCGACGAATGGGACCAGATGATCGATGTGAACATCAAAGGCACGCTTTACGGCATCGCCGCCGCCCTGCCGATTTTCAAGGAACAGAAATCAGGCCAGGTGATCAATGTTTCTTCCGTCTATGGCCACATCACGGTTGCGTCCGGCGCCGTATACTGTGCGACAAAACATGCCGTCCGGTCTCTCTCCGAGGGGCTGCGTCAAGAGGTTAAGGACTACAACGTGCGTGTCACGGTCATCTCGCCCGGCGCGGTGGACACCGAACTGACCCAGCACATCACCGAACCCGAACTCGGCGACAATGTGCGTGAGTTTGTCAGCCAGATCGCGGTTCCTGCGAACACGATGGCCGACATGGTCTCGTTCGCGGTGTCGCAACCTGAAAACGTCGATGTAAACGAAATCCTGTTTCGTCCGACGGTGCAACCCGTGTGA
- a CDS encoding LysR family transcriptional regulator produces MDKLSVMYAFCRIVERSSFARAAEDIGVSPALLSREVKLLEESLGASLLTRTTRSMSLTENGQLFYDEAHRILGAVGQMEDRIRKGAGEVSGHLKINAPSSFGQMVIAPMLPDFVERYPDLRLTLSLDDRVVDMIEGGFDVSIRIRPSMPDSALIARKIGTMRQRIFAAPGYVAKHGAPKSPGEIVQHRIIGFLLADHLTSWALHRDGEVTEVPVDPSIRVGNSLVLRDLLIAGQGIGTLPDFISDAEESKGALVRVLPDYDLPAPGIFAVTGSRLGLDARVSAFLEYLYKVLRR; encoded by the coding sequence ATGGACAAGTTGTCAGTCATGTACGCGTTTTGCCGGATCGTCGAGCGCAGCAGCTTTGCACGTGCTGCAGAGGATATTGGTGTATCGCCGGCCTTGTTGAGCCGTGAGGTGAAGCTTTTGGAAGAAAGCCTTGGGGCGAGTCTGCTGACCCGCACGACGCGCAGCATGTCGCTGACCGAGAATGGTCAGCTATTTTATGACGAGGCCCATCGGATTCTCGGTGCTGTCGGCCAAATGGAAGACCGCATCCGAAAAGGGGCGGGGGAGGTCAGCGGACACCTCAAGATCAACGCGCCGAGTTCCTTCGGGCAGATGGTGATCGCGCCCATGCTGCCGGATTTCGTGGAACGGTATCCCGACTTGCGCCTGACCCTGTCGCTTGATGATCGCGTTGTCGACATGATCGAGGGCGGCTTTGATGTCTCGATCCGCATTCGACCGTCCATGCCCGATTCCGCGCTTATCGCCCGAAAGATCGGGACCATGCGGCAACGCATCTTCGCCGCTCCGGGATATGTCGCCAAGCATGGCGCACCAAAGTCACCGGGCGAGATTGTTCAGCATCGTATCATCGGGTTCCTGCTTGCGGACCACCTGACGTCTTGGGCTCTGCACAGGGATGGCGAGGTCACCGAAGTCCCGGTGGACCCTTCGATACGGGTCGGGAACAGCCTTGTGCTCAGGGATCTTCTGATCGCGGGGCAGGGGATCGGGACCTTGCCGGATTTCATCTCGGATGCGGAAGAGTCAAAAGGGGCGCTTGTCCGAGTGCTGCCGGATTATGACCTTCCGGCGCCGGGGATTTTCGCGGTCACCGGATCGCGGCTTGGGCTTGATGCGCGCGTTTCGGCATTCCTTGAATATCTTTACAAGGTGCTGCGGCGCTGA
- a CDS encoding cyclophilin-like fold protein translates to MSSVIEGISMMKLSRIIVVTISSVLSLVGPALADTVVETKDHSAMTRIQVTVGGNVLFATLDDTTPGQDFAAMLPLEVTLTDYHGIEKVADLPREIDTSGAPASYKPETGDITLYAPWGNLAIFYKPFQESRGLVRLGEFDGPIDALIRDGSIPVRIEATD, encoded by the coding sequence ATGTCATCCGTAATCGAGGGGATTTCGATGATGAAGCTGTCCAGGATCATAGTTGTGACGATATCGTCGGTGCTGTCCCTTGTCGGTCCGGCACTGGCCGACACCGTAGTAGAAACGAAGGATCACTCCGCCATGACCAGAATCCAGGTGACCGTCGGTGGTAACGTGCTGTTCGCCACACTTGACGACACGACGCCGGGACAGGACTTCGCCGCAATGCTTCCGCTGGAAGTGACGCTGACGGATTACCACGGGATCGAGAAGGTCGCAGATCTTCCGCGTGAGATTGACACCTCCGGCGCGCCCGCCAGTTACAAGCCCGAGACGGGCGACATCACGCTTTATGCGCCCTGGGGCAATCTTGCGATCTTCTACAAGCCGTTTCAGGAGTCTCGCGGTCTCGTTCGCCTGGGCGAATTCGACGGGCCGATCGACGCTCTGATCCGGGATGGGTCCATTCCGGTCCGCATCGAAGCAACCGACTGA
- a CDS encoding (2Fe-2S)-binding protein, with product MQLNINGTTHEVDVEPDTPLLWVIREEIGLTGTKFGCGIAQCGACTVLVDGQPTRSCVTPAEGLEGAKITTIETVENDPLGKKVVEAWVDHQVPQCGYCQSGQVMAATALLAQTPNPSEADIDAAMTNLCRCGTYNKVRAAIRSVSEA from the coding sequence ATGCAGCTTAACATCAATGGAACGACCCATGAGGTCGACGTCGAGCCAGATACCCCGCTTTTGTGGGTCATCCGCGAAGAGATCGGGCTGACCGGCACGAAATTCGGGTGCGGGATTGCACAATGCGGAGCCTGCACCGTGCTGGTCGATGGTCAGCCCACCCGGTCCTGTGTGACCCCGGCCGAGGGGCTTGAAGGGGCAAAGATCACCACGATCGAAACCGTTGAGAATGATCCGCTCGGCAAAAAGGTGGTCGAGGCCTGGGTCGATCACCAGGTACCGCAATGCGGCTATTGCCAATCCGGGCAGGTGATGGCGGCGACCGCGCTTCTGGCGCAGACCCCGAACCCGAGCGAGGCGGACATCGACGCCGCGATGACCAACCTTTGCCGCTGTGGCACCTATAACAAGGTCCGCGCCGCCATTCGCAGCGTTTCGGAGGCCTGA
- a CDS encoding LysR family transcriptional regulator, whose amino-acid sequence MLRENIQDLIALAAVAEERSFTRAAARLNVSQSALSHTIKGLEQRLGLRLLTRTTRSVAPTLEGEDLLAALNPCFETIEARLQALNDSRDVPSGTVRIAGVEYAIESLLWPKLSPVLKQYPDVKIEFVMDYGYTDLAEAQCDAGVRYGDQVSEGMIAMRIGPDERMVCVGAPSYFETVGTPETPYDLANHQCINLRLSNHGALYAWEFEDTDGNEIRIKVRGQAIFNTINPVLRAAKDGHGLALVPERLAQELLDKGDLRICLGDYSPYFPGFHLYYPSRQRPSSAFEVVLEALRERG is encoded by the coding sequence ATGCTCCGAGAGAACATTCAAGACTTGATTGCGCTTGCCGCAGTCGCCGAGGAGCGCAGCTTTACCCGCGCCGCCGCCCGCCTGAATGTCTCGCAATCGGCACTCAGCCATACCATCAAGGGGCTGGAGCAGCGGCTTGGATTGCGTCTTCTCACTCGGACGACCCGGTCGGTTGCTCCGACGCTGGAAGGCGAGGATCTGTTGGCAGCATTGAACCCGTGTTTCGAGACAATCGAGGCTCGGCTGCAAGCCTTGAACGATTCACGGGATGTGCCTTCGGGGACAGTGCGGATTGCCGGGGTGGAATATGCAATCGAGTCTCTTCTGTGGCCCAAGCTTTCGCCGGTGTTGAAGCAATACCCGGACGTCAAGATCGAGTTCGTCATGGACTATGGATATACCGACCTGGCCGAAGCGCAATGTGATGCAGGCGTGCGCTATGGCGACCAAGTGAGCGAAGGCATGATCGCCATGCGTATCGGCCCTGATGAACGCATGGTCTGCGTGGGCGCGCCATCCTATTTTGAAACAGTCGGCACACCCGAAACACCGTACGACCTTGCAAACCACCAATGTATCAATCTGCGCCTGTCGAACCACGGCGCGCTCTATGCGTGGGAGTTCGAGGATACGGACGGAAACGAGATCCGCATAAAGGTGCGGGGGCAGGCAATCTTCAACACGATCAATCCCGTGTTGCGGGCGGCGAAAGATGGTCACGGTCTTGCGCTGGTTCCCGAGAGGCTGGCGCAGGAGCTTCTCGACAAGGGCGATCTGCGGATCTGCCTGGGCGATTATTCGCCTTATTTTCCGGGGTTCCACCTTTACTACCCCAGTCGGCAGCGTCCATCTTCCGCGTTCGAGGTGGTGCTTGAAGCACTGCGAGAGCGGGGCTGA
- a CDS encoding DsbA family oxidoreductase, which yields MMTRSLTIDFYHDVVCVWCFNISSRMRRLVSECDLDIRHRTFVLQDSEQAMAERWGTPDQARETILGHWAACRRASDHPEDINIDGMRQAGFDYPHGMVAALACKAAELISGHTGHWDMFDRLQHAHITEARNIADRDVVAGFAASIGYDRAAFVTLLDDPETARRVEADRQHARRFQVYSIPTLIVRETGTRLVNGPVEDLRAQLSFALRLAEQREGAV from the coding sequence ATGATGACCCGTTCTCTGACCATAGATTTCTACCATGACGTTGTTTGCGTCTGGTGCTTCAATATCTCGTCCCGAATGCGCAGGTTGGTGTCCGAATGCGATCTCGACATTCGCCACCGGACCTTCGTGCTTCAGGACAGCGAGCAGGCGATGGCCGAACGCTGGGGCACCCCCGATCAGGCCCGCGAGACCATTCTTGGCCACTGGGCCGCTTGCCGAAGGGCCAGCGATCATCCCGAAGACATCAACATCGACGGGATGCGCCAAGCGGGGTTCGATTACCCGCATGGCATGGTGGCGGCGCTGGCCTGCAAGGCGGCCGAGCTGATCTCGGGGCACACCGGCCATTGGGATATGTTCGACCGCTTGCAACACGCGCATATCACCGAGGCACGCAACATCGCGGACCGCGATGTCGTGGCCGGGTTTGCCGCATCCATTGGGTATGACCGCGCCGCGTTCGTAACGCTGCTGGACGATCCCGAAACAGCGCGGCGCGTGGAGGCCGACCGCCAACACGCGCGACGCTTTCAGGTCTACAGCATTCCGACGCTGATCGTACGGGAGACCGGGACACGCCTTGTGAATGGGCCGGTCGAGGACCTGCGGGCCCAGCTGAGCTTTGCCCTTCGCCTTGCCGAACAGCGGGAGGGAGCGGTCTGA